A single Crateriforma conspicua DNA region contains:
- a CDS encoding thioredoxin family protein, producing MTDDSFQAEVLESELPVLVDMWAPWCQPCIAMKPTIQRLASELSGDVKVAELNIEENPFIQQKYDIDKYPMLLIFVDGIEVQRLVGSETHEQLLDALSNHVAVEKQR from the coding sequence TTGACGGATGATTCGTTTCAAGCTGAAGTCCTTGAAAGCGAACTCCCGGTGTTGGTCGATATGTGGGCACCGTGGTGCCAGCCCTGCATCGCGATGAAGCCGACGATACAGCGACTTGCATCGGAGTTGTCCGGAGATGTGAAAGTGGCCGAATTGAACATTGAAGAGAACCCGTTCATTCAACAAAAGTATGACATTGACAAGTATCCGATGCTATTGATTTTCGTCGATGGCATCGAGGTGCAAAGACTTGTGGGAAGCGAAACCCACGAGCAACTACTCGACGCGCTATCAAATCATGTAGCCGTGGAGAAACAACGATGA
- a CDS encoding heavy-metal-associated domain-containing protein has protein sequence MYRTSLCLALTFAFAVCMTAQSRVANAAGASTTKTTITLKVLTCENCAKKVAAKLNEVPGVESVKTDVKSKTATVVPKSNATPSPLKLWEAIEKAGKEPVKLVGPSGTFTSKPKQ, from the coding sequence ATGTACCGCACCTCCCTCTGCCTTGCCCTGACGTTCGCCTTTGCCGTTTGCATGACCGCCCAAAGCCGAGTGGCCAATGCCGCTGGTGCTTCGACGACCAAAACCACCATCACCTTGAAGGTTCTCACCTGCGAGAACTGCGCCAAGAAGGTGGCGGCCAAGTTGAACGAAGTTCCCGGCGTCGAAAGCGTCAAGACGGACGTCAAATCCAAGACCGCGACCGTCGTTCCCAAAAGCAACGCGACCCCGTCGCCGTTGAAACTTTGGGAAGCGATCGAGAAGGCCGGTAAGGAACCAGTGAAGCTCGTCGGGCCGAGCGGAACGTTCACGTCCAAACCGAAGCAATAG
- a CDS encoding RND transporter, whose protein sequence is MNWMMNGRGLMFGLLVTAAIGLAGCNSDDVATEPGVAEPVAATNVDHSHGGWWCVEHGVPEEECPRCDKTLVSEFKEAGDWCDEHERPESQCFICSPKRAEKFVARYEAKTGHQPPEPTE, encoded by the coding sequence ATGAATTGGATGATGAATGGACGCGGCCTGATGTTTGGTTTGCTGGTAACAGCGGCGATCGGACTGGCAGGATGCAATAGCGACGACGTTGCTACCGAACCGGGCGTGGCGGAACCCGTCGCGGCCACAAACGTGGACCACAGCCACGGTGGTTGGTGGTGCGTCGAACACGGCGTGCCCGAGGAGGAATGTCCCCGATGCGACAAAACGCTGGTGTCCGAGTTCAAGGAAGCGGGCGATTGGTGCGACGAGCACGAGCGTCCCGAGTCGCAGTGTTTCATTTGCAGCCCCAAACGCGCCGAAAAGTTTGTCGCACGTTACGAAGCGAAGACCGGTCACCAACCGCCCGAACCGACCGAGTAA
- a CDS encoding efflux RND transporter permease subunit, which produces MLNWLIDFSLKHRGLVIVAALLFAVVGGFSLQQLDIDAFPDTTPVQIQINTVAPSLASEEIERQITFPVEQAISGLPGLHELRSISKFGLSQVVVIFDDGIDIYFARQLINERLSTVELPDGIGRPQMGPVSTGLGEVFHYVVVNEGVDLSQVSREQRVKQLTELRTIHDWVIKPQLRSVRGVAEVNSWGGYEKQYQVRIAPDLLLKYGLTFEQVSEAIQENNENVGGGTVTDGSEMLLVHGVGRTVNIAQIEEVIITAKDGVPVRVRDVAEVQIGHEIRRGAVTANGRGEAVLGLGFMLMGENSDEVTWALKEKLEQIKETLPAGVTIQTVYDRTELIDHVIHTVQKNLFEGGLLVIAILFIFLGNLRAGLIVALAIPLSMLFAFSGMLKFGIAASLLSLGAIDFGLVVDSSVVMIENCVRHLAHNRDGKSRLEIIRDAAIEVRKPTMFGELIIMIVYLPILTLEGIEGKLFRPMALTVIMALAGSMILSLTLMPVLASIFLPKNIKETEPWLIRVLKWLYAPVLRFTMHHKAFVIGSAVLLLVSVFTLVAPNLGSEFVPRLSEGAITLNVVRLAGTPLEESMRYNTRMEQVLLEKFPDEVNQVWSRIGTAEVATDPMGTELTDLFITLHPREQWTRAETQEELTTLVQRELRDLPGPRLALSQPIEMRMNEMISGVRSDVAAILYGDDLDLMNEKAIEIERALNSIAGASDVKIEQISGQPVLQIQVKQDQIARYGIPASTVMNIVRSLGSNHVGEVYEGQLRFPLVIRLPEEARSDPEAIGEILVATPSGQRIPLSRLASIERVEGFNTIKRDWYQRRITIEANVRGRDLGSFVAEAQQVVDAKVQLPAGRYRIEWGGQFENLERAQTRLMIVVPIALLLILALLYTTYRNWIDSFRVFTGVPFAWIGGVLALWIRDMPFSISAAVGFIALSGVAVLDDMLLVSTIRQLRRRGRSLDEAVEEAAMTRLRPILMTTLVASLGFVPMAFSTGMGAEVQRPLATVVIGGVCSAMIMSLLVLRVLYVVFNMPTESHDDDGGDDDGHCLEPEEPTDPEAGLEFDASQERESQRWSEPTTVTP; this is translated from the coding sequence ATGCTTAATTGGCTGATTGATTTTTCGCTCAAGCACCGCGGGTTGGTGATTGTGGCGGCGTTGTTGTTTGCGGTTGTCGGCGGTTTCTCGCTGCAACAACTCGACATTGACGCATTTCCCGATACGACTCCGGTACAGATTCAAATCAACACGGTTGCGCCGTCACTGGCCTCCGAAGAGATTGAACGCCAAATCACCTTTCCCGTCGAGCAAGCCATTAGCGGTTTGCCGGGACTGCACGAACTGCGGTCGATTTCCAAGTTCGGTTTGTCGCAAGTCGTGGTCATCTTTGATGATGGCATCGACATCTACTTCGCTCGGCAATTGATCAACGAAAGGCTTTCGACGGTGGAATTGCCCGACGGAATCGGGCGGCCCCAAATGGGACCGGTCTCCACGGGCTTGGGCGAGGTCTTTCACTACGTCGTGGTCAACGAAGGCGTTGATCTTTCGCAGGTGTCGCGCGAGCAACGCGTCAAGCAACTGACCGAACTTCGCACCATTCATGACTGGGTCATCAAGCCGCAGCTTCGTTCGGTGCGTGGTGTGGCGGAGGTCAACAGTTGGGGCGGATATGAAAAACAGTATCAGGTGCGGATCGCCCCGGACCTACTGCTCAAATACGGACTGACGTTCGAGCAAGTCAGCGAGGCAATTCAGGAGAACAACGAAAACGTCGGCGGCGGTACGGTGACCGATGGCAGTGAGATGCTGTTGGTCCACGGTGTTGGTCGGACGGTGAACATTGCACAAATCGAAGAAGTCATCATCACGGCCAAAGACGGTGTGCCGGTTCGTGTTCGCGACGTGGCCGAGGTACAGATCGGTCACGAGATTCGTCGTGGTGCGGTCACGGCCAACGGTCGAGGCGAAGCCGTGCTGGGTCTCGGTTTCATGCTGATGGGCGAGAACAGTGACGAGGTCACATGGGCACTGAAGGAAAAGCTCGAACAGATTAAGGAAACCCTGCCTGCCGGTGTAACGATTCAAACGGTCTACGATCGGACGGAACTGATCGACCACGTCATCCATACCGTGCAGAAAAACTTGTTTGAGGGCGGCCTGCTGGTCATCGCCATCCTGTTCATTTTTCTTGGCAATTTGCGAGCCGGGTTGATCGTGGCTTTGGCGATTCCGTTGTCGATGCTGTTCGCGTTCTCGGGAATGTTGAAGTTTGGCATCGCCGCGAGTTTGCTCAGTCTCGGTGCGATCGACTTTGGATTGGTTGTCGATAGCAGTGTCGTGATGATCGAGAACTGCGTGCGGCATTTAGCACACAACCGGGACGGTAAGAGCCGCTTGGAGATTATTCGCGATGCAGCCATTGAAGTTCGCAAGCCGACGATGTTTGGCGAACTGATCATCATGATCGTCTATTTGCCGATCCTGACCCTGGAAGGCATCGAAGGAAAACTGTTTAGGCCGATGGCGTTGACCGTCATCATGGCACTCGCCGGTTCGATGATTCTTTCGCTGACGTTGATGCCCGTTTTGGCGAGCATCTTTTTGCCCAAAAACATCAAGGAAACGGAACCTTGGTTGATCCGCGTTCTGAAATGGCTGTACGCCCCGGTGCTGCGGTTCACCATGCATCACAAGGCGTTCGTGATTGGTTCGGCCGTGCTGTTGTTGGTCAGCGTTTTCACCCTCGTCGCACCTAACCTCGGCAGCGAGTTCGTGCCTCGACTTTCCGAAGGAGCCATTACGCTCAATGTTGTGCGTTTGGCGGGCACGCCGCTTGAAGAATCCATGCGTTACAACACGCGGATGGAGCAGGTGCTACTGGAAAAGTTCCCTGACGAAGTCAACCAAGTTTGGAGCCGCATCGGGACCGCCGAAGTCGCCACCGATCCGATGGGGACTGAACTTACCGACCTGTTCATCACGCTGCATCCCCGCGAGCAATGGACGCGGGCGGAAACGCAAGAGGAACTGACGACTCTGGTGCAACGGGAGCTTCGCGATTTGCCGGGGCCGCGTTTGGCGTTGTCGCAACCGATTGAGATGCGAATGAACGAGATGATCTCGGGCGTTCGCTCGGACGTCGCGGCAATCCTGTACGGCGATGATCTCGATCTGATGAACGAGAAAGCAATCGAGATTGAACGGGCATTGAATTCGATTGCCGGGGCTTCGGACGTGAAGATCGAGCAGATATCAGGTCAGCCGGTTTTGCAAATTCAAGTCAAACAGGATCAGATCGCTCGCTACGGTATCCCCGCCAGCACGGTGATGAACATCGTCCGCTCCTTGGGAAGCAATCATGTCGGCGAAGTCTACGAAGGGCAACTGCGATTTCCGTTGGTGATTCGATTGCCAGAAGAAGCAAGGTCTGACCCGGAAGCCATCGGTGAAATTTTGGTCGCGACGCCGTCGGGCCAACGCATTCCGCTTTCGCGTCTGGCCTCGATCGAGCGTGTGGAAGGTTTCAACACGATCAAACGCGACTGGTATCAACGTCGCATCACGATCGAGGCGAATGTGCGTGGCCGCGACCTTGGCAGTTTCGTCGCCGAGGCACAGCAAGTCGTCGATGCCAAGGTTCAATTGCCCGCCGGTCGCTATCGCATCGAGTGGGGTGGGCAGTTTGAAAACCTCGAGCGAGCACAGACGCGGTTGATGATCGTCGTGCCGATCGCGCTGCTGTTGATCTTGGCATTGCTCTACACAACGTACCGCAACTGGATCGACTCGTTTCGTGTGTTCACGGGCGTTCCCTTCGCATGGATCGGCGGCGTGCTGGCGTTGTGGATTCGCGACATGCCGTTTTCGATTTCGGCCGCTGTTGGCTTCATCGCCTTGTCCGGCGTCGCGGTGCTCGATGACATGCTGCTGGTTTCAACGATCCGACAACTGCGACGGCGTGGGCGTTCGCTGGATGAAGCCGTCGAGGAAGCGGCAATGACAAGATTGCGTCCGATCCTGATGACCACGTTGGTGGCCAGCCTCGGCTTTGTGCCGATGGCCTTCAGCACGGGCATGGGAGCGGAAGTGCAACGACCGCTGGCGACGGTCGTGATCGGTGGCGTTTGCAGCGCCATGATCATGAGCCTGCTTGTACTTCGTGTGCTTTACGTGGTCTTCAACATGCCCACCGAGAGCCACGATGACGATGGAGGAGACGATGACGGTCATTGTCTTGAGCCGGAAGAACCGACCGACCCGGAGGCCGGACTGGAGTTTGATGCTTCGCAAGAGCGAGAGTCACAACGTTGGTCCGAACCGACGACGGTCACCCCCTAG
- a CDS encoding efflux RND transporter periplasmic adaptor subunit, producing MSHPIPHAPRKNPRQEPVKPSVNGHKVPDAKTEITQDGKSKPRGPVRRGISFVLGSIGPTLVLAGFAAVFWYGHHNDWRIPKFAALTGEVEPVVDDWCEEHAVPESICVECDPTLMPKGPDYGWCSDHGVHNCVLDHPDVAQLKQPPSRGELAADLQRAARALAIAPRKENNSGCKIYQTRIQFASIEAVMQAGVDVELVERHPIVESISGNGEIVYDPTRQAKLASRVPGSVWRVFKNVGDKVSKGEVLVVVDAVEVGELKTSLLRSLAEEKLQQQNVSRLTKARSAIAGARVLDAEAALAKARADVLSAEQSLRNLGLPVDVKRLRGMDEQQVLDELRFIGIPSSIRSQLDAQSDTANLLPLASPMDGIVIERTVTPGEVVNPSRMLFQIGNTRQMWLQLSVPLENMDQLAIGQRIRFAPDGSRQDVEGVLDWIDTSADQDTRMLEVRAVLANDGGRLRNETFGMGEIILREEADAIVIPTGASHWEGCCQVVFVRDKDYFSGPDSYKLFHVRSVRLGAQNGDVTEVISGVLPGEVIATAGSDVLKAQLLKNNLGAGCDCVAE from the coding sequence ATGAGTCATCCGATTCCCCATGCGCCGAGAAAAAATCCTCGGCAAGAACCCGTGAAGCCGTCCGTCAACGGACACAAGGTTCCAGACGCCAAAACTGAAATTACTCAGGACGGGAAATCAAAACCTCGCGGTCCCGTTCGCCGCGGTATCTCGTTCGTGCTCGGTAGTATCGGACCGACGCTGGTTCTGGCCGGTTTCGCTGCCGTGTTTTGGTATGGGCATCACAACGATTGGCGGATTCCCAAATTCGCCGCGTTAACCGGCGAAGTCGAACCGGTTGTCGATGATTGGTGTGAGGAACACGCGGTGCCGGAGTCCATTTGCGTCGAGTGCGATCCGACGTTGATGCCCAAAGGACCGGACTACGGTTGGTGTTCGGATCATGGCGTTCACAACTGCGTGCTGGATCATCCCGATGTCGCGCAACTCAAGCAGCCGCCATCGCGGGGCGAGCTTGCGGCGGACTTGCAGCGTGCGGCCCGTGCGTTGGCGATTGCCCCGCGCAAGGAAAACAACAGCGGCTGCAAGATCTACCAAACGCGGATTCAGTTCGCGTCGATTGAAGCTGTGATGCAGGCGGGCGTTGATGTCGAACTGGTTGAGCGGCATCCGATTGTGGAGTCGATTTCTGGCAATGGTGAAATTGTCTACGACCCGACGCGGCAAGCCAAACTGGCGTCTCGCGTGCCGGGCAGCGTTTGGAGAGTTTTCAAGAATGTGGGGGACAAAGTCTCCAAGGGCGAAGTGTTGGTGGTCGTCGACGCGGTCGAAGTCGGGGAATTAAAAACCTCGCTGCTGCGTTCGCTCGCCGAAGAGAAGTTGCAACAACAGAACGTATCGCGTTTGACCAAGGCACGAAGCGCGATTGCGGGGGCGAGAGTTCTGGATGCAGAGGCGGCGCTGGCTAAAGCACGTGCGGATGTCTTGAGTGCGGAGCAATCGTTGCGGAATCTGGGGTTGCCGGTTGACGTCAAACGGCTTCGGGGAATGGACGAACAACAGGTGCTCGATGAATTGCGTTTCATCGGTATTCCTTCGTCAATCCGCTCGCAACTCGACGCACAAAGCGACACTGCCAATCTGCTACCGCTTGCGTCGCCGATGGATGGGATCGTCATCGAGCGAACCGTGACGCCGGGCGAGGTGGTCAATCCGTCGCGGATGCTATTTCAAATCGGTAACACTCGCCAGATGTGGCTGCAACTGAGCGTGCCGCTGGAAAACATGGACCAATTGGCGATCGGGCAACGCATCCGGTTCGCACCCGATGGCAGTCGTCAGGACGTCGAAGGCGTGCTGGACTGGATCGACACGTCGGCCGATCAAGACACTCGCATGTTGGAGGTGCGGGCGGTGCTGGCCAATGATGGCGGGCGGCTTCGCAACGAAACATTCGGCATGGGAGAGATCATCCTGCGTGAGGAAGCCGATGCGATTGTCATTCCGACCGGAGCGTCACATTGGGAAGGCTGTTGCCAAGTCGTCTTTGTTCGCGACAAGGATTATTTCTCCGGCCCCGACAGCTACAAGCTGTTCCACGTCCGCTCGGTTCGATTGGGTGCCCAAAACGGCGACGTCACGGAAGTCATCTCCGGTGTCCTGCCCGGCGAGGTCATCGCGACCGCTGGTAGCGACGTGCTAAAGGCGCAGTTACTGAAAAACAATCTTGGTGCAGGCTGCGACTGCGTCGCTGAATAA
- a CDS encoding efflux RND transporter permease subunit, whose amino-acid sequence MTDNDETIEYAKRSILGRLIWFCLTNKLVVLLLVIATLGWGVMVAPFDWDTGVLPRDPVPVDAIPDIGENQQIVFTQWMGRSPQDVEDQIGYPLTVALLGIPEVKTIRSYSMFGFSSIYIIFGEDADFYWSRTRVLEKLNSLPAGTLPDGVQPTLGPDATALGQIYLYTLEGRDPDGNPTGGWDLRELRTIQDYYVRYSLTSAEGISEVASIGGFVQEYQIDVDPDAMRAAGVTLAKVFESIRMTNVDVGARTIELNKAEYVIRGLGFIEDIEDIEKTVVKVTDNVPITVADVANVSLGPALRRGALDKAGAEAVGGVAVVRYGYNPLAAIKNIKQRIKEVSPGLPTKVLVDYTKTSADEVDLYADRHDLEPITGATASSDAWVKHLRGMPQEQWPTWITTSQVAVVPFYDRTGLIYETLGTLNTALFEEILVTIIVILVMVVHLRSSFLISALLPLAVLMCFIAMKTFGVDANIVALSGIAIAIGTMVDMGIILTENILKYLDEAAPEDDKLTVIFKAAHEVAGAVLTAVTTTVVSFLPVFTMIGAEGKLFRPLAFTKTFALTASVIVALTIIPPAAHVLMGGRIESKSLRRGAWFALLILGIAASMMLTWWVGAILIVLSAYKLYEERIPERYHRFGPYAASALAAIVVGVLLTQEWLPLGPQKGLLLNLLFVGGLIGGILGFFTVFQRFLYEPILRWCLNHKLAFLCLPTAILLFGGSAWLGFDKVFGFVPKAFSMVGISDSTVRESGPWRTATNVLPGLGKEFMPPLDEGSFLYMPTTMPHASIGEAMDVLQLQNQLLVSIPEVESVVGKIGRADTPLDPAPVSMIETYITYKSEYKTDEDGHRLNFRYDTEANEYIRDDDGELILDPTGRPFRQWRDEIRTPDDIWQAITTAAQIPGTTSAPKLQPIAARIVMLQSGMRAPMGMKVKGPDLETIERVALELESLLKQIPTVQSSAVIADRIVGKPYLEIDIDRDAIKRYGLHIRSVQDVIEVAIGGRQITTTVEGRERFPVRVRYARELRDDLESLERILVPTPTGSQIPLGQLADIRYTRGPQVIKSEDTFLLGYVLFDKKPGEAEVNVVEDAQAFLQSKIDSGEFTLPAGVTYTFAGNYENQIRSQKTLAIVLPLALGIIFLILYLQFKSAITTSLVFSGILIAWAGGFIMLWLYGTEWFLDFSLLGTNMRELFQVKTINLSVAVWVGFLALFGIASDDGVVIASYLDESFRKDRIENAQHAREATVAAGMRRVRPCLMTTATTILALIPILTSTGRGSDIMVPMAIPSFGGMLIAIITMFIVPVLYCSAMEWKLRLGIRDERFAKDA is encoded by the coding sequence ATGACTGACAACGATGAAACCATTGAATACGCAAAACGCTCGATCCTCGGCCGGCTGATCTGGTTCTGCTTGACCAACAAGCTCGTTGTCCTGTTGCTGGTCATTGCCACGCTAGGCTGGGGCGTCATGGTCGCGCCGTTTGACTGGGACACCGGCGTGTTGCCTCGCGATCCCGTGCCGGTCGACGCGATTCCCGACATTGGCGAGAACCAACAAATTGTGTTCACGCAGTGGATGGGTCGCAGCCCACAGGACGTCGAGGACCAGATCGGTTATCCGTTGACGGTTGCGCTGTTGGGCATTCCCGAAGTCAAGACGATCCGCAGCTATTCGATGTTCGGCTTCTCGTCGATTTACATCATCTTCGGCGAAGACGCAGACTTCTATTGGTCGCGAACGCGAGTGCTGGAAAAGCTGAACAGCTTGCCCGCCGGTACCTTGCCCGATGGCGTGCAACCGACTCTCGGACCGGACGCGACAGCATTGGGGCAGATTTATCTTTACACGCTCGAGGGCCGCGATCCTGATGGCAACCCGACCGGCGGTTGGGACTTGCGAGAGCTGCGAACGATTCAAGACTACTACGTTCGCTATTCGTTGACTTCAGCGGAAGGGATCAGCGAAGTCGCGTCGATCGGCGGCTTCGTTCAGGAGTACCAAATCGACGTTGATCCCGATGCGATGCGGGCCGCTGGAGTGACGCTTGCGAAGGTGTTTGAGTCGATTCGCATGACGAACGTTGATGTGGGTGCTCGGACGATCGAACTGAACAAGGCGGAATACGTCATCCGCGGTCTCGGCTTCATCGAGGATATCGAAGACATCGAGAAGACGGTCGTAAAAGTGACGGACAACGTGCCGATCACGGTGGCCGACGTAGCCAACGTGTCACTCGGGCCGGCTCTCCGACGTGGTGCGCTCGACAAGGCCGGTGCGGAAGCCGTCGGCGGAGTCGCGGTCGTGCGTTACGGATACAACCCGCTGGCAGCGATCAAGAACATCAAACAGCGTATCAAGGAAGTTTCGCCGGGCCTGCCGACGAAGGTGCTTGTCGATTACACAAAGACGTCGGCCGATGAAGTTGATCTCTACGCCGACCGGCATGACCTGGAACCGATCACGGGAGCGACGGCCAGTAGCGATGCCTGGGTCAAGCATCTTCGTGGCATGCCCCAAGAACAGTGGCCGACATGGATTACGACCAGTCAAGTCGCGGTCGTGCCCTTCTACGATCGCACGGGGTTGATCTACGAGACGCTGGGCACGTTGAACACAGCGCTGTTTGAAGAAATCCTCGTGACAATCATCGTGATCCTGGTGATGGTCGTCCACCTACGCAGCTCATTTCTTATTAGTGCGCTACTACCGCTGGCCGTTTTGATGTGCTTCATCGCCATGAAGACGTTTGGCGTGGACGCAAACATCGTGGCGTTGTCTGGCATCGCGATTGCGATCGGGACGATGGTCGATATGGGGATTATTCTCACCGAGAACATTCTCAAATACCTGGATGAAGCTGCGCCCGAAGACGACAAGTTGACGGTGATCTTCAAAGCGGCTCACGAAGTCGCCGGTGCGGTGCTGACCGCCGTGACAACGACCGTGGTCAGTTTTCTGCCAGTATTCACGATGATCGGTGCGGAAGGAAAGCTGTTTCGTCCGCTCGCATTCACCAAGACGTTTGCACTCACGGCATCCGTCATTGTGGCGCTGACAATCATTCCGCCAGCCGCCCACGTGTTGATGGGCGGGCGCATTGAGTCAAAGAGTTTGCGTCGTGGGGCTTGGTTCGCGTTACTGATTCTCGGTATTGCGGCGTCGATGATGTTGACGTGGTGGGTCGGTGCAATCTTGATCGTGCTGTCCGCATACAAACTGTACGAAGAACGGATTCCTGAGCGTTACCACCGTTTCGGACCGTACGCGGCCAGTGCACTCGCGGCGATAGTCGTCGGTGTTCTGCTGACGCAGGAGTGGTTGCCGCTGGGACCGCAGAAAGGTTTGCTACTGAATTTGCTGTTCGTCGGCGGATTGATTGGCGGCATCCTCGGCTTCTTTACTGTCTTTCAACGATTCCTGTACGAACCGATCCTGCGTTGGTGCCTGAATCACAAGCTCGCGTTTCTCTGCTTGCCAACTGCGATCCTGTTGTTCGGTGGATCGGCTTGGTTGGGTTTCGACAAGGTCTTTGGTTTCGTTCCCAAGGCGTTCTCGATGGTTGGCATTTCAGATTCGACTGTTCGGGAGTCCGGTCCTTGGAGAACAGCAACCAACGTGCTACCGGGACTCGGCAAAGAATTCATGCCGCCGCTCGACGAAGGCTCGTTCCTCTACATGCCCACCACGATGCCGCACGCTTCGATCGGTGAAGCGATGGACGTGTTGCAGTTGCAGAACCAACTGCTCGTCTCGATCCCCGAAGTCGAATCGGTCGTCGGTAAGATTGGTCGCGCCGACACTCCGCTTGATCCGGCACCCGTGTCGATGATCGAAACCTACATCACCTACAAGTCGGAATACAAAACCGACGAAGACGGTCACCGGCTGAACTTCCGCTATGACACGGAAGCAAACGAGTATATCCGCGACGACGACGGTGAGCTGATCCTTGATCCCACCGGTCGTCCGTTCCGGCAATGGCGAGACGAAATACGCACGCCTGACGACATTTGGCAAGCCATCACGACGGCGGCCCAGATTCCAGGCACGACGTCCGCTCCTAAACTGCAACCGATCGCGGCTCGGATCGTGATGCTGCAGAGCGGCATGCGTGCGCCGATGGGGATGAAGGTGAAAGGCCCGGACCTGGAAACGATCGAGCGGGTTGCCTTGGAATTGGAATCGCTGTTGAAGCAAATTCCAACGGTCCAATCGTCAGCCGTCATCGCTGACCGCATCGTCGGCAAGCCGTACTTGGAGATCGACATCGACCGCGATGCGATCAAACGATACGGACTGCACATTCGCAGCGTGCAGGACGTGATCGAAGTTGCGATTGGCGGCCGGCAGATCACAACGACCGTCGAAGGTCGTGAGCGTTTCCCGGTGCGAGTGCGTTACGCCCGCGAACTGCGGGACGATCTCGAATCGCTCGAACGGATTCTAGTTCCAACGCCGACCGGATCGCAAATCCCGCTCGGACAACTCGCCGACATTCGCTACACGCGAGGTCCGCAAGTCATCAAGAGCGAAGACACGTTCTTGCTTGGGTACGTTTTGTTCGACAAGAAGCCGGGCGAAGCGGAAGTCAACGTCGTTGAGGATGCTCAGGCATTTTTGCAATCGAAGATTGACTCGGGCGAGTTCACGCTGCCCGCTGGAGTCACCTACACGTTCGCAGGCAACTACGAAAACCAAATCCGATCGCAAAAAACGCTGGCAATCGTGTTACCACTCGCACTCGGGATCATCTTCTTGATTCTGTACCTGCAATTCAAATCAGCCATCACAACATCGCTAGTCTTCAGTGGCATCCTGATCGCGTGGGCGGGCGGTTTCATCATGCTATGGTTGTACGGGACCGAATGGTTCCTCGATTTCAGCTTACTCGGCACCAACATGCGTGAGCTGTTCCAAGTCAAAACGATCAACCTAAGTGTTGCCGTTTGGGTCGGCTTCTTGGCCCTGTTCGGCATCGCCAGCGACGATGGCGTCGTGATCGCATCGTACCTTGACGAAAGCTTCCGCAAGGATCGCATCGAGAACGCCCAGCACGCTCGCGAAGCCACTGTGGCTGCCGGCATGAGACGCGTTCGACCGTGTTTAATGACCACGGCGACGACAATCCTGGCATTGATTCCAATCCTGACATCGACCGGCCGTGGCAGCGACATTATGGTGCCGATGGCGATCCCCAGTTTCGGCGGCATGCTCATCGCAATCATCACGATGTTTATCGTGCCGGTTTTGTATTGCAGTGCGATGGAGTGGAAGTTGCGGCTGGGTATCCGAGACGAACGCTTTGCGAAGGACGCTTGA